One segment of Streptomyces sp. TG1A-8 DNA contains the following:
- a CDS encoding cobalamin biosynthesis protein gives MGADRSYAYGAAAGLLGDLLLGDPRHGHPVAAFGRAASAVERALWHDHRGWGTLHTAVCAGGAVALGAVAERAARRSPAASAALTAVATWAVVGGTSLAREARAVGLALRAGDVTAARARLPHLCGRDPEALDADGIARAVVESVAENTSDAVVGALVWGAVGGVPGLLGFRAVNTLDAMVGHKSPRLRRYGWASARLDDLAGWPGARLTAVLAAAAGPDPRGALRAWRADAHGHPSPNAGPVEASFAGALGVRLGGTLSYGGRVEHRPVLNGAGGRAVRVRDIDRAVRLSRRVGLLALGVTAGARLLLKGRGK, from the coding sequence ATGGGTGCCGACCGCTCCTACGCGTACGGCGCCGCCGCCGGCCTCCTCGGTGACCTGCTCCTCGGTGATCCCCGCCACGGGCACCCGGTCGCCGCGTTCGGGCGGGCGGCCTCGGCCGTGGAACGCGCGCTGTGGCACGACCACCGCGGCTGGGGTACGTTGCACACCGCCGTGTGCGCCGGCGGCGCCGTCGCCCTCGGCGCCGTGGCCGAGCGGGCCGCGCGCCGCTCCCCCGCCGCCTCCGCCGCGCTGACCGCCGTCGCCACCTGGGCGGTCGTCGGCGGCACCTCGCTCGCCCGCGAGGCCAGGGCCGTCGGACTCGCCCTGCGGGCCGGGGACGTGACGGCGGCGCGGGCACGGCTGCCGCACCTGTGCGGGCGGGACCCCGAGGCCCTCGACGCCGACGGGATCGCCCGGGCCGTCGTGGAGTCGGTCGCCGAGAACACCTCCGACGCCGTCGTGGGCGCGCTGGTGTGGGGCGCCGTGGGCGGGGTGCCGGGCCTGCTGGGCTTCCGGGCCGTCAACACGCTGGACGCCATGGTGGGGCACAAGTCGCCCCGCCTGCGCCGCTACGGCTGGGCCTCGGCCCGCCTGGACGACCTGGCCGGCTGGCCGGGGGCCCGGCTGACCGCCGTGCTCGCCGCCGCGGCCGGGCCCGACCCCCGGGGCGCCCTGCGCGCCTGGCGGGCCGACGCGCACGGGCACCCGAGCCCCAACGCCGGGCCGGTCGAGGCCTCGTTCGCGGGCGCCCTCGGCGTGCGGCTGGGCGGCACGCTCTCCTACGGCGGCCGGGTCGAGCACCGGCCCGTGCTCAACGGGGCCGGCGGGCGGGCCGTACGAGTCCGCGACATCGACCGGGCCGTACGGCTCTCGCGCCGGGTCGGCCTGCTCGCGCTCGGCGTCACGGCCGGCGCGCGCCTCCTTCTGAAGGGACGTGGGAAGTGA